A genomic stretch from Chitinivorax tropicus includes:
- a CDS encoding ShlB/FhaC/HecB family hemolysin secretion/activation protein — MPSLKRLIQRGLSAVLAGLCGIGATHGALAADDLAAQEEIRRRQAEEAQSRQAVLEQPQVNLSPEVPPDESAPWVAEQPCFTLSTIELAGLPVEGWLKAEPFAWLQQDLQRHVGRCVGEQGLQRVVREASNALIAKGYTTTRAGLVAQDLSKGTLRLQLLVGRVREIRLAESAPIHLASAFPISSGDILNLRDIEQGLEQIRSLASQDVEIDIVPAETAGFSDLVIKARVGRRWRAGLTLDNSGSRATGLRQVSGSLSLDAPLGLNDALTLSLNQDAERDGLVRGSRGHSLSYALPWGYWVLSVSANRYRYHQRVEGSNQAFQSWGRSAGEELKLSRVIWRGQFGKTTVQGKFIRRRSQSFIDDVEIEIQRRDTTTSEWALLHRQQLGALQLDVQLSERRGRPWWGGQRDTGAHQSDTPTFNYTIHALDINANLPFKLAEQNLVWASNLRGQTSREVLYGADQFSIGGRHTVRGFDGEQTLAGERGWLWRNELSWAVLHSGHNLFTAYDVGGVGGISGGQLVGRYLAGATLGIRGAWRGLADAQSSLSYELSASRATRHPDTLTTRHPVLAFQISYQY; from the coding sequence ATGCCTAGTTTGAAACGCCTCATCCAGCGCGGCCTGTCGGCGGTGTTGGCTGGTCTGTGTGGTATCGGAGCAACTCATGGCGCACTTGCCGCCGATGATCTTGCTGCGCAAGAAGAAATCCGTCGCCGTCAGGCCGAGGAGGCCCAGTCGCGGCAGGCAGTGTTGGAACAGCCACAAGTCAACCTGTCGCCAGAAGTCCCACCAGATGAATCAGCCCCTTGGGTTGCAGAGCAGCCCTGTTTCACCTTGAGCACCATCGAATTGGCGGGTTTGCCAGTCGAAGGCTGGTTGAAGGCCGAGCCGTTTGCCTGGTTGCAACAAGACTTGCAACGTCATGTTGGGCGCTGTGTTGGAGAGCAGGGGCTGCAGAGAGTCGTCCGAGAAGCCAGCAATGCACTGATTGCCAAAGGCTACACCACAACCCGTGCTGGCTTGGTTGCACAGGATCTGTCCAAAGGCACACTACGCCTGCAGCTGTTAGTCGGACGGGTGCGGGAAATCCGCCTGGCCGAGTCCGCGCCCATACATCTTGCATCAGCTTTTCCAATCAGCTCAGGGGATATTCTGAACCTGCGCGATATTGAACAAGGCCTGGAACAGATTCGCAGCCTGGCCTCACAGGATGTGGAGATCGATATTGTGCCGGCGGAGACTGCTGGGTTCAGTGATCTGGTGATCAAAGCGCGCGTTGGTCGCCGCTGGCGGGCAGGTTTGACGCTGGATAACAGCGGCAGCCGCGCCACAGGCTTGCGTCAAGTATCCGGCTCGTTATCGCTCGATGCCCCGCTGGGTCTGAATGATGCATTGACCCTCAGCTTGAATCAGGATGCTGAACGGGATGGTCTGGTACGAGGTTCGCGAGGACATTCTCTGAGTTATGCATTGCCATGGGGCTATTGGGTCTTGTCCGTCAGTGCCAATCGTTACCGCTACCATCAACGGGTTGAGGGCAGCAATCAGGCATTCCAGAGCTGGGGGCGGTCCGCAGGTGAGGAATTGAAACTGTCTCGTGTCATCTGGCGGGGGCAATTCGGCAAAACCACGGTGCAAGGCAAGTTCATCCGCCGACGCAGCCAGAGCTTTATTGATGATGTCGAAATCGAGATTCAGCGCCGTGATACCACCACATCAGAATGGGCCTTGTTGCACCGTCAGCAGCTGGGCGCGTTGCAGTTAGATGTGCAGCTGAGTGAGCGACGGGGGCGCCCGTGGTGGGGTGGCCAGCGCGACACCGGAGCCCATCAGTCGGATACGCCAACTTTCAACTACACCATTCACGCGTTGGACATCAATGCCAATCTGCCATTCAAGCTGGCAGAGCAAAACCTGGTCTGGGCTAGTAACCTGCGCGGGCAGACCAGTCGCGAAGTGCTGTATGGCGCGGATCAGTTCAGCATTGGTGGGCGACATACAGTGCGGGGCTTCGATGGTGAGCAGACCCTGGCTGGCGAGAGAGGTTGGCTCTGGCGAAATGAACTGAGCTGGGCGGTGTTGCACAGCGGACATAACCTGTTCACTGCCTATGACGTGGGCGGTGTGGGTGGCATCAGCGGTGGACAATTGGTGGGCCGCTATCTGGCTGGTGCAACCTTGGGCATACGCGGCGCTTGGCGTGGGCTGGCCGATGCACAATCCAGCCTGAGTTATGAGTTATCCGCCAGCCGTGCAACCCGGCACCCCGATACGTTGACGACCCGGCATCCAGTGCTGGCGTTCCAGATTTCCTATCAATACTGA
- a CDS encoding filamentous hemagglutinin N-terminal domain-containing protein: MMFHRADSTLANDNETVAKQPGWFKRLVLSFTLATFVLQPVMVAAQDIIADPNAGAHRPIVGAAANGVAVVDIATPSAAGVSRNQYQQFNVSERGAILNNAANITATQLAGQIVANRQFAAGQAARIIVNEVTGTNASRLAGYLEVAGPRAQVVVANPNGITCSGCGFINAQRGVLTTGIPQYAADGSLDTYRVGRGQIVVEGQGLNASNVDQFDLIARSVTINAQLWANYLNVVAGNAQVKHDGLTISPLVGEGAAPAFAIDVGALGGMYANKIRLVGTEAGLGVNLAGKLAARAGDFSLKHDGKVVISGELQASEHITLSAGHLEMGGKSAAGGELVAQAKQLALSGEHQAKAVRLASEQLSTTGVLNSQSTIDLSAKQLTQQAIVRAGGAVKLAATDTLDQQGSISAAGDVALSARNLTQSGQVGAGVDEAGATTGAGALSMTATETLNATGAQLAAGQLTVAARTLSLDGKTQANQIDVNSTGALNVAGELRSIGQAKLTAVDTLTQQAKVAAGGQLTLVGQGNVSVAGSQHAGGQLYVSGRQIQLGGNSQAATVAVEASDSLKVQGALRAQQGIKLATGGALEQASQLIAGSHVDLSANAINLTGTTAAGVDAKGVANQAGDLTIQAKTTLTATGSQIAGRQLTMAGRQITLAGQTQAQSVLG; this comes from the coding sequence ATGATGTTCCATCGTGCAGATTCCACTTTGGCCAATGACAATGAAACCGTAGCGAAGCAACCCGGCTGGTTCAAACGGCTGGTGCTGTCGTTCACATTAGCCACCTTTGTGCTGCAACCAGTGATGGTTGCTGCGCAGGACATCATCGCTGACCCTAATGCTGGAGCACATCGACCAATTGTTGGTGCAGCCGCCAATGGGGTTGCTGTGGTGGATATTGCGACACCTTCCGCTGCGGGCGTGTCTCGCAACCAATATCAACAGTTCAATGTATCCGAGCGTGGCGCGATCCTGAACAATGCCGCAAATATCACTGCTACCCAATTAGCGGGCCAGATTGTGGCTAACCGGCAATTTGCAGCTGGGCAAGCGGCTCGCATCATTGTCAATGAAGTCACCGGAACCAACGCCAGCCGACTGGCAGGCTATCTGGAGGTGGCAGGGCCGCGTGCCCAAGTGGTGGTCGCCAACCCAAATGGCATCACCTGTAGCGGTTGTGGCTTCATCAACGCCCAACGCGGGGTGTTGACCACAGGTATCCCTCAGTACGCTGCAGACGGCAGCCTGGATACCTATCGGGTCGGTCGCGGCCAGATCGTTGTCGAGGGGCAGGGGCTGAATGCCAGTAACGTTGACCAATTTGACCTGATTGCCCGTAGCGTGACCATCAATGCGCAGCTTTGGGCCAACTATTTGAATGTGGTGGCAGGTAATGCCCAGGTCAAACATGATGGTTTGACCATCAGCCCACTGGTGGGTGAGGGTGCGGCCCCTGCGTTTGCAATCGATGTCGGGGCCCTGGGTGGCATGTATGCCAACAAGATCCGCCTGGTGGGCACCGAGGCTGGGTTGGGTGTCAATCTGGCCGGTAAATTGGCGGCACGGGCGGGTGACTTCAGCCTGAAGCACGACGGAAAAGTTGTCATCAGTGGCGAGTTGCAAGCCAGTGAGCACATTACATTGAGTGCTGGTCATCTGGAGATGGGTGGTAAAAGCGCCGCTGGCGGTGAGTTGGTCGCCCAGGCAAAACAACTGGCCTTGTCCGGTGAGCATCAGGCCAAAGCAGTCCGGCTTGCCAGTGAGCAATTGTCCACCACTGGTGTGTTGAATAGCCAATCAACCATTGATCTGTCAGCAAAGCAGCTGACCCAGCAAGCGATTGTCCGTGCTGGAGGGGCGGTCAAACTTGCTGCTACCGATACATTGGATCAACAAGGGAGTATCTCTGCCGCTGGTGATGTGGCGTTATCTGCCCGTAACCTGACCCAATCTGGGCAGGTGGGTGCAGGGGTGGACGAGGCTGGTGCGACTACAGGGGCTGGGGCGTTGTCAATGACTGCGACCGAGACACTGAACGCAACGGGTGCGCAGTTGGCTGCCGGCCAATTGACCGTGGCGGCACGTACATTGAGCCTGGACGGAAAGACACAGGCCAATCAGATTGATGTGAATTCAACAGGCGCGTTGAATGTCGCTGGTGAGCTTCGCAGCATCGGGCAAGCCAAGTTGACGGCTGTCGATACGCTGACACAGCAGGCTAAAGTGGCGGCAGGCGGCCAGCTGACCCTGGTGGGACAGGGCAATGTGTCCGTCGCTGGCTCCCAACATGCGGGTGGGCAGCTGTATGTATCAGGCCGCCAAATACAGCTCGGCGGCAATAGCCAAGCTGCAACGGTGGCAGTCGAAGCCAGTGATTCCCTCAAGGTGCAGGGCGCGTTGCGTGCGCAGCAAGGAATCAAACTGGCTACAGGTGGTGCGTTGGAGCAAGCCAGCCAGCTCATTGCCGGCAGTCATGTCGATCTCAGTGCCAACGCTATCAATTTGACCGGTACCACCGCAGCGGGGGTGGATGCCAAGGGTGTGGCAAACCAGGCAGGGGATTTGACAATCCAGGCTAAAACCACATTGACAGCGACAGGCAGCCAGATTGCCGGTCGGCAACTGACCATGGCGGGACGGCAGATCACCCTGGCAGGCCAGACCCAGGCACAAAGCGTGCTGGG